A stretch of DNA from Plodia interpunctella isolate USDA-ARS_2022_Savannah chromosome 11, ilPloInte3.2, whole genome shotgun sequence:
GACTGAAATTTTGTCGAATAAGTACTCGCAATCAACGCCCACTCATTATCAACAAGTGCTATTAATACTAGAACactttcttgttattttttttaacctattCCGACCCACtactgggcaaaggtctccccAACTCCTTTCAACCCTTTCTGATGTCAAATCCAAACATATCTTCCTAAAGCTTCGCAGATCATCACTCCAACGCTTCTTTGGTCTGCCACGTTTCCTCTTTCTGTACCTAGGTGTCCAGTGTGTAGCTAAAATAGCCGTTGGGCTCTGAAATAGCGTAGAACGTTGGTTCTGGCAGTATGCGACGGTGGCGGCAAACATGtcctttgttattttatctgATCTGTGAAGTGAGGGTTAACGAAAAATCCGTTTAACTAATCTAAAAAGAAGTGTACtcgtattaattaataagttcctcggtggcgcagtggtaaagtgcttgcctctgaaccgagagttcCCTAgctcgatccccggtcgggtcatgatggaaaatgatatttttctgattggcccgggtctttgatgtttatctatatatgtcataaaatatagtatcgttgagtgagtatcccataacacaagtctagaacttactttaaCTTTACttactagctcaatctgtgtgatttgacctaatatatttatttatttattagttaacaCATTATCATACTATTTTGTGAGTTcgggttttttaaaagttagCTTTGATACATAATAAACCAGTTTggtttacttattttaaacattacagttgaattgtaatttgaattattgtattaataagaataaaagatgcacaatgtttttttttttatctgaaatatgtatttttttacactattttCCCCGATAACTTTCACAACAACAGAAAGTGCTTATTTTACACGAAAAGGTTAGGAAATAAACCACagacttttttgtaaaaaaaatttgaagcaTGAATTCGGTACGAATTTGATTtcgaataataaaaacagccattcacaaattaataatttatttcagtcgTGTCTATAACTCttatacacaaataaatgcATGACTGTTAGCTTAGCACcaatacattacaaataataaatgcactttctgacttttaaataatgagtATCGTAAATAATCAGTACAAAAAATGTTCCGACTATAAATCGTTTAAAATCCTAGTTACTGTTGTTCTGATATGCTAACTGTATATTtacaactaataataatactcccaaacaattttttacctTAGGTTTTCTCCAAAAATcctatatgtaatattttcccCTTACCTACAAAATGTACTCTAATAAATGCACGATTCAGtactatacaaaaatatcttacGGGCTCCCTATATAGCTGCCGAAAGGCtctcataaataaacaatgattATTGTTCAACATTCTGATTGTAGAACATTGGTTTTGATACTGTGAGCAGTTTCTCTGATACCACGTGAGCGATTCTTGCGCTTCTTCTCCATGCCAACTCCCTGGTGCGTTCGTGATTGCTATCCACGTTCaccttaaatataaaaatcttagataaaaatttcatacactttaatttttttaaatcagtaattggtatataacaaatactgtCAATTTATGTTCACAAGCAGTTTCGACTAAAACTAGTTTGTGTACCTAGTTTTTGTAACATAACTACAATGTCAAAATCTAAATTCTTTGAtgttttaaatctaattatgacatgtttaattaatataaaaagctgCTACGGTCGATTACCGCCACAATAAACACTTACACTCCGGAACTAGCGAtcagatttataaaaatatctatattacaAAAGCATTATCCAGAAGCAAGCTATTGCAACCTCATATATCCAGAACTTCATCTTCCCACGGTGACGCGATAGATGCACCTAGAAACATCTCTTTCGCATCTTCGCCTATTCCGTGTCATTCGAGACTGTGATGTCGCGAAGCCCGGTTTCAACGTAATAAAGAAGTGCTATTAACTATGTAGTAAAGGAGAAACTTGATTGTTCAATGTACATTACCTGTTTAGGCTGAAGCACTTTGATAGCGTGCAGCGTGGCGACGCCCTGGTTGTTGACCCTCAGCGTCAGCTTGCCGGTCATCTCCGCAGTAGTAGCTGTCGCAGATTTGATCTCTTTCTTGGCTCCACGACCAACCTGGTAAGAAGaagtattgttaaatatttaagtgcTATCTAGCCGCACACTAGCACCACAGTTGACTAAAACTAAATTGGTGGCcatcaaaatccgtgtagTCAGCTGTGTTAATAGAAAGCGAATAATACGCTGCctaataaaatacttctaTCGTCAAAATTATGCTTTATTTTTCGCGAAGGGAAttggtaaaaatgtgatggtgccACTAGTGTGGTTAGGTAAAACCCTAATACGGGAACACtgatatgttattatatctatcaagtcgtaaatatttattaacttttatttatagtcatattctgatttatttattaatgtataatatttcaaattgagTACCTAACTGGACTTGTTTGACATGGTTACCCAATGTCCGGTTTGCAATTCCTGGcagaaaaagtttaataagtTTGACATGGCCTGAAACGTggtaactaaattttttaattgagtTCTACTGCATGTCGAAGTTATCATCTGCTCTAACcaattattaagttttatatacttacgaacctaataatattaacaaacgttatgatataaataaaaaagtttccaACACATACCTCCTTCTCGACTCGAAGAATGAGGGGTCCAACAGCAAAGTTGCTCTTAACAGTGGTATGATCCGACATTATGTTGACGGCTACGTCCCCAACTCGCCTCAAAGAGGACAGACCATACAATGTTCCTTTCGCTCTAGGCTTGTTCTTGTCACTACTTGTCTTAACCTTATTCTTGTCTTTCTTTGTAGTTACTGGCTTCTTCGTCGTAGTTTTAGGTGGGGGGCTGGGCTTACGTTTCGGTTTGGTTTGCTTCGCTGGAGGCTTGGTCTTGTTCGTTGTAGGCTTAGCTTTAGTTTCTTTATCTTTAATTGCTCTCGATTCGGAAGCATCGTTCGGCATTTGTTCGGTAACAGTCCTCACTTCATCGGGTTTCGGATCTTCAACTCTCTTCAGTGTCACCTCGTCCGGGTTTTGTGTGGATACTTGTTCTAATTTCTCTTTGGTCTTTTCTGAGTGAGTGCGTGCACTGTTCTTCTTTTTGTGTGTAGATTTCCtgttaataaagtatttttaacacaattgTAACTTTCTCGTCGCTAAGTTTACAGTTCAGTTCACTCGATTAAATTCGTACACTTAATTTGTGATCGCGCTGTGTAAATGTTTGTAGGTAagacacataataaaataaaggacAAAAGGGGAAATATACATCGAAGTTTATGAACTACTAAAATGGAAATCACAccttttgttgtttttgttgttcttcttcttattcttGTCCTTGGGCTTGCTGCTCTTCTTGGTAGCATCAATGGGCTGCAGTTTGACGCTGACAGGGTCGTACGATTTCCTCAAAATGTCGTTCATCTTCTCCAAGATGTTGTCCACGAATCTGTTGTACTTGACGATGTAGATAGCAGGGACTGGCTCCTTCTTGGGCGGCTCGCTGGTCAACGCACCTGTCAGAAACATTGCTTGAAATTTCCTCCATAAActatgctaatattataaatgcgaaattctGTCTGGCTGTCACGCTTGCACGGCTTAATCGCTGGGcaagttttgatgaaatttagaatcgatatagttaatgaccagAAGTCAAACTGCGAGAAGAGCTGCGTGCAAGAGGTAGTTCCAAATATTCTAAAGCTcgtattcaatttaaaactgatttttttacttaggtATCTAGTTTAGAATGAGATTCGATTCTACAAGATCGTAAGCCTATCATAATGAATTATGTCATTCCAttgagtttttattattttattcatctgctttttaaatagaaagtaGTTgacctaataaatatttttgttaaataatgttgttatGTACATCATCATATAAAACATCCACGTCATAAAATAGCCCACTAGCATGAAATCCGGGCGACCTAGATTCATACTGCACCGACGACTATTGACGGCacatatttgacaacattattGAACCAAAAGTAAGATTAGCcataatttagtaaaatattgcaatgttgacgttagaaatatttttaattatttcctttcCTCGCATTAAGTGAACTGACTtcataaattacaaacaaaaccaCCAACCAGTATCGATTTCTCTTCCGATGACAAAACTTGTGTTGACTAATTTGTTCAACTTGGGTATCATGCTAGTATCCATATCGAAGTTATCCATTCTAACATTGTAATTATACGACCGAATAACTACACCTAATTCGATCCACGTCGCGTCCGCACGCGAGCTAACAGTACAGGTAGGAACCCCGCTTGAATTCTAATACACAGTTACAATTAATACGTCCAGTCAACGGTGGATTTTCTATTTTCCACACGTAAAAGAAACTGCGTGCCGATAAGTTAACATTCGAAGAAATCTAATTGTGGCATACGCTATTAGTATTCTAATATCATGCTATGCTGACTGATAtcatttgttagacaaatttcCATCTTACTGTAAGTTGTTATAAGTTATGTCATTTTATAAGACATGTTTCAAGCAATATCTACTGCATTATTATCGCTTAAACCCATGTAATTGATCGTAAACTTTTCTCTGATTTTCATTTCCGTGAAAGGAAGCAAACATCGGCAGTGGAACAGGTGTGTACAGAGCCGGTAACAAACGGGTTCCATGTGGGTCGAATATGACTCCTCGCGACTCTCCCTACATTTCACGAcgacaaacatttaaaatttctctTTTCGCATCTCATTATCTCGTTTTCACTAAGCCGGACATTCGACACGCAAATTTCGCGGCAAATTCGTCATCGAGTGAGAGTAAACATCTGGTGCAATTTACTTTCTATCGGATTATGTCGAAATGTCAGAGTGATATCCGTCAAGGTCGGTGGGTACTTATTGGGCGTTGGAGCAAGGTCAAAGAAAGTGTCAAGGTTGTAGAAGAGATCGGGCAGGGTCATCGTCCGGAGCGGCCGGGAAAGTACGGACGTGGCGCCGCCCGACCCCTTGACATACATCCACAGCGGACTAGTTCCTCCTCGAGACATCTTGCTGCGCCCGCGCCGGTCATTTCCAGATGGCTATCGCCGTCCGCTCCCTCCTATCATTTAATGGAATCTTGTTCTACTCGAATAGACATTGCCGCTTAGAACAGGACGATGGGAAAGGGATTAGAGATTGGTTGTGCGTTagattataaatagataaatcgGTCAAAAGGCTAGTTATTAAAGCTACTTTTAATCTCAACATATACAATACTGTTATGTAACTGTATGAAATAACAAGGGAGATgtaataagaatatataaatacgttGATATAAACATATGTAATACTTATAGGTAGAGGTATGAGGAGTATTCATAAATACCTAACGCTGACtagtatacatttatttatacaaacaaaattaaattaatatcactAGATAATGTCACTTGATTAACTGACAAAAAACGTTTAGTCAACTAGAATTTTGACCGATGCATTCTAACTTCAGATTCATGacgtattatatttcattgaaTACGCACAAGTAATCTCGAAGGTACGATAAAAAATTtcacacaataaatttataacaacagatttatttcaaataaattgccACGAGACCAGTGTGACATGATCTAGacattaatttaacttttaactcTCTCGGTTCCATACTTACACTTTCACACATCATACACACgcacttaataaattaaataaattaaatagaataaataaatagtcaaTAAATAGCTAAGCTAAAGGAGGGGACCGTGGGGCCTCTCAGGTGGATTTGGTGGCGTGGCTCGGCCATGGCTCCGGCGGGCCTACTCACtatctgatttttttatgttccgCGACTGCGGGGGAGACCGCTGCGGTCGAGGCTTtggttttctttaattttccgATGTGATTCGCTTTTTTCCCAGTCTTTTTGGCATGCGCCGCGACGCTCGCCTTCAGCTTTTTGGACTCACGTGGATGCTTAGCGGAGATGTTCCTGCCGAGGGCGTCGCTGAGGTCGTCGTCGTCATCGTCGTCCTCCTCCTCGTCCTCGTCATCGTCGTCATCCTCAGGGTCGAGCGCGTCTGTGATATCGTCATCATCGTCATCGTCATCCTCCGCGTCAGCCTCAGGGGCGGCTTCGGCAGCGGGCGCCTCAACTTCTGCGCTAGCGGGTTCCTTCTGTCCGGCTGGGGCTTCTTCTTCTCCTTCTGGGGCGGCTTCGTTctctgctgcgtctgtctCCTCAACGGCGGCGGCAGCTTCTTCTACAGCTGGCGCAGCGGGTGCTGCGGCAACGATGTCAGCTGGGGCGGCTACGGGCTGGACGGCTGCTGGCTCGTCATCATCCTCGTCTTCGTCTTCTGCGGGCGatacaaagtaaatataaaatattgaaaattgtggTTTAATCAAAATGCACATCTTAGTATTGTGTGTCGCAACTTACCGCCTCCTAAGATGTCATCGAAGAATCTCTCCAGATAATCTTCATCGTCGTCGTCATCATCAGCCTCCTCATcgtcgtcatcatcatcatcgtcgTCGTCATCATCTGAAACAATGTCAATACGTGAACATCGCAAGTATCTCTTATCGTGCACATAGTTACCGATTATGTAAATAAGGTCGTTCTACATTTTATGAAACCCTACTACAGCTATGCAAACACATTCGTGATATTGGACCTATTGATTAGCGTTATTAACACCTAATGGTAAATGGACTGTTAAGCAAACAGTTAATCGGTGAACGCGGCATGCCGCGGTGCGTGACGTCCAGAGCCGATGCTTTCCTCTAGAAAGCAGGGGAGCGTCAATTTCTCTGATTGAGTCtgttttaattagttattgAGAGCAGCTGTCACGCTGCCCGCCTCACATTCCGTATTGTCCCCACCACGTTCTGATTCTTAGGAATGTTTATCGATGGAACGTAACACTTAGCAGTTTGTAGcacaaatttcaattttgaatacTAATTTACTAAATCTCGCTTTGCTGGTTTagtttggaaaaaaaaaagattataaaatgaaaataatgtaccGTTATTCTTGCATTACAAATCAATTGTGGAAtgaaattctatttatatatttaaacttgaTTGCAACTTAAACAGTTAAGAAATAGACATCATCAAGGCAATAAATGCTAATACGATTTTCTCTCAATAACCCGACATTTatgtgattaaatttatttgtgtggTTTATATCATAAAGTTATGAGTGAAAGCATTATAAATGATGCAATTACCTATGTGTTGATgggtaataaattatatcttttcACATGAACGAGCGCTAACAGGGGCGTTTATGGgggattttaaataattgctaTCGGTGAATGAAGCTGAGATCTCACGAGCCACATTATGATTTACCGTTATAGCTTCCCATTTAAGTGGTACATACGAGACGGAGGTCACTGATGTATGAGTAGAAAGTTTAAAAACCAATCTATCTTTAAACCCTGTTAGtgattatattaacaaaaatatattaaaatcaaaaattcattttcaatttcagtATAGTTGATAACAACTGGTTTAATACTTATCTGTATCGATtacgatatattttaattgcataTTTAAATGAGTGAATTGTGTGAATACACACCatacgataaataaataagtatagttttcacggaagttcaaaataaaatatacctgaAGCTAGCGCATCATCGATGTCGAGGTCCTCATCATCGTCATCGTCGTCGTCATCGTCGTCATCATCAGTCGCAGCGGGCGCGGCCGCGGGCGCAGCCGCCGACTGTCGCGCCACCTCTTTCTCCTGCTCCTCCGACCTCGCAATAGGGCTGGCATACGCCGACAACACTAAGCAGCACAACGCTGCTAACAAGAATAACGACCTCATCTCGTATCTGAAACAAACATCACCTTTAATCATCACCATCGACCACTTGGCACTTGATCACATCACTAACACGAACACAAGAGCACGTGCACTGGTATCCTTGACACTTCACCTTTTGACGAACTGTCACTTGAGTTCGGCGGAAGGGTTCCGCCCGCGTCCTTCTGATCCGTAGCTGGGACGCTATGGCCGTGCTTGGCGAACGGAAACGGTATAGCGGCGGCGTCTTCACCGCACTCTCTTTTATAGAGTTACGTCACACGCGGGGAAGGAAAGTAGTGATGGCTACTGCTGCGGCCAAAGATCACCGAGCGCGCAGAAAGGTGAAAGCGCCGGCGGATGTAGTACCACCCTGTACTCCGAGAAGCTGTTTTCTAAAGAGACTTCCTTATACTTGAGATTCTCCCTATATACACGCCTATGGTAATGGTAAATACAAGTGATAAAACGTAAGTTAAGCCAGACGCAAAATAAAGGGTCCTGACACAGATTTTGGTTTAGAAAAACTTAGGGACAGGTTCTAATGTTCTGTGAAttacctttaaataaatattactttattgcATTTACTATAGTTACACTATAATTAACATCGTCGATATTGACAGTTTCTTATACAATTTGCCGAAATAGTTTTCCACAACTCTCAAGGCAATATTGCAAACGAATTTTCCGAAAACGGTTTCGAAATCTTTACCCAAAATCCGATGCGGCAATAATATGACTTGGCAGCGACGTTGATTCATAATCTATGACCAAGAGGGGTTGGTACACTTCgatcattaatttattcaacttaTTTACCGACTGGCCATGTCTCGACGGAGAAAAGTGTGGGCACTGCATGTGTGAAGTCAGAATCTTAAACATTTTGTACATTAGTATGAGGGGACCGGTCCTATACTTTCACTTGAGGTTATGTATGTAAACGCGCTTTAAGTAATTGATAACGTGACgtaaaatacttacaatacACTGGAGCCGTCGCCCTCGATAAGTTGAGTActcaattaattacaaattgtgCGTAATATATAAAGGATATCTAATTAGAAAATTGACCAATAAGAAGTTGGATGACGGAGGAGCTTTATGACGATGATATtatccttatttatttatatttcatatgtCATCACATTGTCGAAAGAGccatgaataattttacatgcaTTTTacaggaaaaataattgtatgaacaatgatgttaaattaaatggctattattaaattagataACACGCAAAGCAGACCGTTGTGTAAGATTTAATTAAAGGCAAGATCAAGTTCAATGTTGAAGATCTATTGAATATAACGCATTATACCTAGCAGCCGCATCTTtaatcataaatgcgaaaattgaAGAAGTGTGAaggtgtatgtgtgtatgtttgttactctttcacacaaaatctattgAACGTATTCTTGTGAAAtatggtacacgggtagaatataaccaacatacacacagggtactttttatacctaaatacccacgggagcgaagccccgggcgcaGCTAGCTTTGTAATAAACtagttatataacatttaGGAAATTTAAGGTACTTATTTACcaacatattttgttcttcTCTATGAATTATTAAGTGGAACTTTCTCTAAAACAACCAGGATATAGATAGAAAATCATTGTGTTGCTTTtctttcatttagtttttagtttcaaaattttacaaaaatttagtCCATTTaccaaaaatgtatctttACTAAAGTACCATTCATAAATGCTCAGTAATTCAATTGAATAATAAGAACTATATTGTGGGTATAGTCTTGTTTCTAATGAATTTCCTTATTTGTcctgttttaatatatttttgttttctataggtatgtatatataggtatatataaaacaaaaaatatattaaaacagaaTGCGGCCGTGATGCCATAAAATGGAATCATTATATCATAGgacatatacattttttttatctgatcAAACTTTCTTGTAACTATATTGAtgggaaaaattaaatttgttggATTGGCTTTATATTATACCTCGGTATTGTATAATTTCGTTCGTTCTCGTAATATAACCTTTcgtattaaacattttttaaagattcagCTCTTTATGACCGGCTGCCTGATATCCTcgttgggaatgctattgtagcCTATCAGCTATCATAAAACATCCACGAGAAGACAGCTACCCGTATACAGAGAACAACATAATGACAATTCTTTTTTCCatccattaaaataatgtctcaattatagtttttctatatttatttatttgtttaataatattatgttattcttGATCTAATCAATCCAATCCTAACAATTCAATTGAGTCATTATATCGTATGTACAATCTTCAGCCAATGGGGTTGTTACCGTGGTGGTGGTGATTTGgatcatttattaaatatacatgtttAAATGCGATACACTGGTGTAATATTTAGCCAACTACCCTAATTATCTTGTCAGATCAGAGAATTGCAAAAATAGTAACgtataatctaaataaaatagatatgtaTGGAAtcatgataattcatagactgtaacaatgcagtcATTTAAAGTtcgttggaaagtccattttctaAAAGTATGACATTATAAAGACAAACTCAACCatcctaaataataaaattttgtaacaattttattaagaagttatcaccataaatgtaatatttcatgTAGCTGACGAATAAACATAGCTTTCTTTGCAAACATTTTACCAAGTTGTGAtgtcacttgttcgtgtcatttaATATGGGGCGTTTGGaagagtccaaaaatgtgtgattttttgtcattgttccagaattttttttcaatggtgtttctattaatataatggCCATTCGAATAgtcatttaaacaaaaattggtCAACTAGCCTATTGGAGTTTATAAAATCGTTAATGCAGTTTCCCGTTCTTTTAACCATTTATATTGagaattatgaaatattgatatatgataattttattttctcattcCAATACTAAACcttttgataattaaattatatactgaATTCGCTTtgagaaatttcttccaggcCTTTTGGTGTAATTAGTGCAAGTGTATTTGgtgcaagaaaaaaatagtttaaaattcaaaattactgTTAATAATAGAACttgaaaaagatttttgtCAACCACTACCTGTTGGCTTGGCACCATGCTACGGTCAAACCTAGAAAGGTCTAAACCCGTTTTTGGTATTGTAGGCGtccacaaatatttgtatgcgCGTTGTGAATGGGACTCGAGGACTTTCTCTCGCAGCCGCTGAGTCTCTAACACTCACACATACACGAAGGCATGTCTGTATGCATGTTGCAGCcgattttttaatacagtgTTTAATGGAAATTTCATCATTTTAGGCCTTGCTTCGCCTCCAAGCCTTCATTATTAGTTGAGAAggctataggtacctatagccATCTGTTGGCCGTTAATCTTCGAATGAATCTAGATACAGTAACTGCTGAGTAACAGCAAAGgtttaaaacttatgtttcACCCAATATGACGTAGTAGAAACTGCATATAACTATATAGATTATTTTGAGAAATCCGTGaagacaaaatttaatttattttaagaaaatacgTTTCGAAGactttttttaatgtcttGTGGCAAATTTAAACTCACACAACACTCACAGATCCTAGGATctgtaaattatttgttgttaCTCTTTACAAACATTGTGCGGGCTCtgtctaatataaatattttgaatttaatacaaGATTTCTTTTCATGATGAAACTTAAGTTGGATTTTaaagaaatctataaaaaaatacaatgccTTTTGTCCTCTTATATCAATACGAATTCGAATTTAGTCAAAACTTCGAATAATTTTCTCTTGGAGTTAGTAGTATTCCATATAAGAAAAACCGTtaagtgaattaaaaaataccctgtTTATTATAGACAGTAAAAATCtctaataatgatttatttaataatgcacaaaaatgcattttttgtgCGATTGAAATAGACTTTTAATAACACAATTGGATTTCTTC
This window harbors:
- the LOC128673432 gene encoding nucleolin-like; this translates as MRSLFLLAALCCLVLSAYASPIARSEEQEKEVARQSAAAPAAAPAATDDDDDDDDDDDDEDLDIDDALASDDDDDDDDDDDDEEADDDDDDEDYLERFFDDILGGEDEDEDDDEPAAVQPVAAPADIVAAAPAAPAVEEAAAAVEETDAAENEAAPEGEEEAPAGQKEPASAEVEAPAAEAAPEADAEDDDDDDDDITDALDPEDDDDDEDEEEDDDDDDDLSDALGRNISAKHPRALTSEPPKKEPVPAIYIVKYNRFVDNILEKMNDILRKSYDPVSVKLQPIDATKKSSKPKDKNKKKNNKNNKRKSTHKKKNSARTHSEKTKEKLEQVSTQNPDEVTLKRVEDPKPDEVRTVTEQMPNDASESRAIKDKETKAKPTTNKTKPPAKQTKPKRKPSPPPKTTTKKPVTTKKDKNKVKTSSDKNKPRAKGTLYGLSSLRRVGDVAVNIMSDHTTVKSNFAVGPLILRVEKEVGRGAKKEIKSATATTAEMTGKLTLRVNNQGVATLHAIKVLQPKQVNVDSNHERTRELAWRRSARIAHVVSEKLLTVSKPMFYNQNVEQ